The nucleotide window TCTATTGGTCTTGGCAAATTACTCATTCTTTCACGGCTTCTTGATCCACTTACGTATGAACCATACCGATTCTGAGTTTTCTTAAATATTCAGAAGGAACACGGTAACAGAAAGCAGCCAGAAAAAGTCTCAAGGGCTGCAGTTATTTCCACGAACAGAATAACCGTAAGTTCTTTAACAAAGGTATTTCTTATGTGGataattaacattattattattcagcgAGATTGAgagaaatattgtgatttgtcagtggcgagcagaaATTCAGCAGATCGATTATTTCAGTGCcaaagccgaaggctgagggaAATGATTGATCTGCGGGACGCTAaaaaatcacgatattttgcgatgACCGAGTTCagtaattgttttatcattcgatcaacGAAAGACGTTAACGCACTAACCCTCTACCCGCTCGGGGAATGGATCTCCCATTTTCACGCAAGAGCGTGGTTCCAAAATTACGCATGAGCAAGTGATTATATTGCAGCAAATTTGGGAGCAGTCATTTAAGGATCACCAGGTGGCTCTCGGCCAatgacaaaaaaggaaaatacatcgaatgataaCGCAGGTATTTGGCCACTTTCCGTTAATATCCACTAATCGTAAATACAATAGGCATCACTCTCATTCTTGAATAGTTTGTATTTTGGGGTTTGAATTTCCTTCAGCAGAATCACATGGACTAAAAATAAGTTTCTTCCGGCAATAAGGAAATGGAAGTTTgaaatgttattattaatacaaaaaacaaaacatttgctCACTACTTAACAAATTTCAATCAAAGAAATCAACATTTTGacaattttccctttttttttttccagagaagTTTAGGTATCTATAACAAGGCAAAACGATCAGACACAATATCACGAggtaataaaatattattttaacaaaTACCATACCtctcaaacaaaattaatagaacaATGACTTAGTCAATGTTTTTTGTTCCTTGcagaaaattcaaagcaaaaattgtGTAAGAAGGTTTGTTTCATATCAGCTATCTTTGTGATCAAAATGTATTTACAGTCAAATTAGAGAAACCCTACTTTTTGTTTACAGAAATTTGAAGATATCAGAATGAAGACAGAAAGAGATATGGCCAGAGTTCTGGACTGCTCTTCATTCAAAATACAGCATCCATCATGTAGTTTTCCCAGTGGTTCAGGTATacaataattttcttccttAAATAGCACAGTCAATAAATAACATGCAGTCGATAAGTCATGGTATTCTTTTCTTGTTCATTAGATTCTCCAGTTTATAGCAATAATTCTGCAAGGATGGACTATCCGTAAGTTTATTCTTCAGCACCTACTTGACCCATCTTTACAGTATATCATGTTAAATAATGGTAGTCTTTCTGCTTTCATCGATAGGACACCAAGCCCTGTAATTAGCCATAGAAGTCACAGGTAGTAGAGTTGAactattttacatttttgaacTTGCTAGGATTAgattattgtaaaattattgtgagaaaaacaaattactaTTTATTGAAACAAATTACTATttattgaataatattatttcaataaaattgaTATTTTTACAGTTCTTGCAGTTCAAGTGGAAGATACAGTAACccagagaaaaataaaattacaccACATCAGAGGAGTACACCACAAAAATTACGATCTCACAATGAAGCAGGTCTTGCATTTAAGGCATGTAAAGTCATTTTTCTGGGAATTCAAGGTTGTAGTTTTGGTTAGAAGACACTTTTTTCTCAAGAAAAGATTTgctttataggatttgtataaTTTGAATAAAAGCCATTTATTATGCTTTTGGATAACAATTATTTTAGACACCATTGCAAGAGATATCACAACGTTTAACAGAAGCATTGTGGCCTGCAGAAACTTTTCATGGAAGAGGTGAGGTCCCATAATGCTACTCTACTTGGTTTGTCTTATCAGGGAAAAACTTCCATTTTTTTCAGAGCAATTTGACCTGATTTTAACACTGATTTCAATTCAGACTATCTTGCTGAAGTACAAGGGCAGCTCAGAAAAATGTATAAACAAAGGTAATGCTATAATCAGTTTCATATTGCTGGAGAATAAAATGAGAGTAATTCATATGctacaaaaaataaacaatatgtCACAAATGAACCATGTTTCTTTAAAGTTCTGTCAGTAGTCATATCCAAAAGATGGAAAGCAATGCTGGCATTGCATCTGAATTTCAAAAGAGATGTCTGAAAAGAAAATCTGTTGGTAGgtaaagaaaattatttatcaCTATTTCTGTAGCAGTTCCCAGAGATAATGACAAATAGTCAGTGGATTTGATTTCTCACAGAGACCTGTTTACGTCATTACCAACAGATGACCCCTGCAAACTCTTGAACTAGTTAATTTATTTAATGAGCTTTTGTTGTCCACTTCCCTCATCTATTTCAAATAGGGAGTACTACATTTTGTTAAATCTAAGCTTTCTTAATTTTGCCAAATCTGCTGTTTACATCTAATTTACTTAATTAAGGCCTGATAAGGAAATTCGATCTCCtactgttgttttcttttcccaGAAGAGAACAATACAGGGTCAACAAAAACTGCAACAAATGAAGAGAAAGTTCAAACAGCGGTGGAAGACCTCTCTGATCACCTTGCTAGATGCAAG belongs to Acropora muricata isolate sample 2 chromosome 9, ASM3666990v1, whole genome shotgun sequence and includes:
- the LOC136927966 gene encoding uncharacterized protein isoform X2 — protein: MITQRSLGIYNKAKRSDTISRENSKQKLCKKKFEDIRMKTERDMARVLDCSSFKIQHPSCSFPSGSDSPVYSNNSARMDYPTPSPVISHRSHSSCSSSGRYSNPEKNKITPHQRSTPQKLRSHNEAGLAFKTPLQEISQRLTEALWPAETFHGRDYLAEVQGQLRKMYKQSSVSSHIQKMESNAGIASEFQKRCLKRKSVEENNTGSTKTATNEEKVQTAVEDLSDHLARCKRQSTSNSHQIISSADSKHQDTFLQSIPFRDSRRGTLQSSEYFDLQATFPSTVTRHDKGKEMDFPSGREVQRCLFGQSEASLATTTGQAQMFSHNSISPDILDFLDGVEHTQEHRRCITPDPRLVSPPKKPTLDSLTPEKKFYPHKLY
- the LOC136927966 gene encoding uncharacterized protein isoform X1, whose translation is MVPVFQQMTSAHRSKRTSNRNHSRSKSKHHERGKEHGNRKQPEKVSRAAVISTNRITRSLGIYNKAKRSDTISRENSKQKLCKKKFEDIRMKTERDMARVLDCSSFKIQHPSCSFPSGSDSPVYSNNSARMDYPTPSPVISHRSHSSCSSSGRYSNPEKNKITPHQRSTPQKLRSHNEAGLAFKTPLQEISQRLTEALWPAETFHGRDYLAEVQGQLRKMYKQSSVSSHIQKMESNAGIASEFQKRCLKRKSVEENNTGSTKTATNEEKVQTAVEDLSDHLARCKRQSTSNSHQIISSADSKHQDTFLQSIPFRDSRRGTLQSSEYFDLQATFPSTVTRHDKGKEMDFPSGREVQRCLFGQSEASLATTTGQAQMFSHNSISPDILDFLDGVEHTQEHRRCITPDPRLVSPPKKPTLDSLTPEKKFYPHKLY